The Oncorhynchus tshawytscha isolate Ot180627B linkage group LG20, Otsh_v2.0, whole genome shotgun sequence genome has a window encoding:
- the LOC112220168 gene encoding ankyrin repeat family A protein 2 isoform X1 — MDTGSVVGRTSSVSEEMEGICVMPDMSNIKSEHPGGSVDDTGAQNVAMGIKFILPNRFDMNVCSRFVKSLNEEDSKNIQDQVNSDLEVASVLFKAECNIQTSPSPGIQVRHVYTPSTTKHFSPIKQSTTLTNKHRGNEVSSTPLLVHSLSIHQLAAQGEMVFLASRIEQGGNVPQETVINLQDEEGFTPLMWAAAHGQIAVVEFLLQNGADPNLLAKGRESALSLACSKGYTDIVKMLIDCGVDVNEYDWNGGVPVLYAVHGNHLRCVEILLESGADPTIESDSGFNAMDMAVAMGHRNVQQVMEAHLLKLLMGIRE; from the exons ATGGACACAGGTTCAGTAGTAGGTAGGACCAGTTCGGTCTccgaagagatggaggggatatgTGTGATGCCAGATATGAGCAACATCAAGTCGGAACACCCGGGTGGGAGTGTGGACGACACAGGTGCACAGAACGTGGCCATGGGGATCAAGTTCATCCTGCCCAACCGCTTTGATATGAACGTGTGCTCAAGGTTCGTCAAGTCGCTCAACGAGGAGGACAGCAAAAACATCCAGGACCAGGTCAATTCTGACTTGGAGGTGGCGTCTGTTTTATTTAAAG CCGAGTGTAATATTCAGACGTCGCCCTCACCAGGGATACAAGTGCGTCATGTTTACACCCCATCCACCACCAAACACTTCTCCCCCATCAAACAGTCGACAACACTCACCAACAAGCACCGTGGAAACGAGgtgtcctccactcctcttctggTCCACT CCCTGTCCATTCACCAGCTGGCAGCACAGGGAGAAATGGTGTTCTTGGCCAGCAGGATTGAACAAGGTGGCAATGTCCCTCAGG AGACAGTGATTAACCTGCAGGATGAGGAAGGCTTCACCCCCCTGATGTGGGCCGCAGCACACGGACAGATAGCTGTCGTAGAGTTCCTGCTCCAGAAC GGAGCGGACCCCAACCTGTTGGCTAAAGGCAGAGAGAGCGCTCTGTCTCTGGCCTGCAGCAAGGGATACACAGACATCGTGAAGATGCTCATCGACTGTGGCGTGGATGTCAATGAATATGACTGG AACGGAGGGGTTCCCGTTCTCTACGCTGTCCATGGAAACCATTTGCGTTGTGTGGAAATTCTCCTCG AAAGTGGCGCCGACCCCACCATTGAGTCTGACTCTGGCTTCAACGCTATGGATATGGCTGTGGCAATGGGCCATAGGAATG TTCAACAGGTGATGGAGGCCCACTTACTGAAGCTGCTGATGGGGATCAGAGAGTAA
- the LOC112220168 gene encoding ankyrin repeat family A protein 2 isoform X2 — MDTGSVVGRTSSVSEEMEGICVMPDMSNIKSEHPGGSVDDTGAQNVAMGIKFILPNRFDMNVCSRFVKSLNEEDSKNIQDQVNSDLEVASVLFKAECNIQTSPSPGIQVRHVYTPSTTKHFSPIKQSTTLTNKHRGNEVSSTPLLVHSLSIHQLAAQGEMVFLASRIEQETVINLQDEEGFTPLMWAAAHGQIAVVEFLLQNGADPNLLAKGRESALSLACSKGYTDIVKMLIDCGVDVNEYDWNGGVPVLYAVHGNHLRCVEILLESGADPTIESDSGFNAMDMAVAMGHRNVQQVMEAHLLKLLMGIRE, encoded by the exons ATGGACACAGGTTCAGTAGTAGGTAGGACCAGTTCGGTCTccgaagagatggaggggatatgTGTGATGCCAGATATGAGCAACATCAAGTCGGAACACCCGGGTGGGAGTGTGGACGACACAGGTGCACAGAACGTGGCCATGGGGATCAAGTTCATCCTGCCCAACCGCTTTGATATGAACGTGTGCTCAAGGTTCGTCAAGTCGCTCAACGAGGAGGACAGCAAAAACATCCAGGACCAGGTCAATTCTGACTTGGAGGTGGCGTCTGTTTTATTTAAAG CCGAGTGTAATATTCAGACGTCGCCCTCACCAGGGATACAAGTGCGTCATGTTTACACCCCATCCACCACCAAACACTTCTCCCCCATCAAACAGTCGACAACACTCACCAACAAGCACCGTGGAAACGAGgtgtcctccactcctcttctggTCCACT CCCTGTCCATTCACCAGCTGGCAGCACAGGGAGAAATGGTGTTCTTGGCCAGCAGGATTGAACAAG AGACAGTGATTAACCTGCAGGATGAGGAAGGCTTCACCCCCCTGATGTGGGCCGCAGCACACGGACAGATAGCTGTCGTAGAGTTCCTGCTCCAGAAC GGAGCGGACCCCAACCTGTTGGCTAAAGGCAGAGAGAGCGCTCTGTCTCTGGCCTGCAGCAAGGGATACACAGACATCGTGAAGATGCTCATCGACTGTGGCGTGGATGTCAATGAATATGACTGG AACGGAGGGGTTCCCGTTCTCTACGCTGTCCATGGAAACCATTTGCGTTGTGTGGAAATTCTCCTCG AAAGTGGCGCCGACCCCACCATTGAGTCTGACTCTGGCTTCAACGCTATGGATATGGCTGTGGCAATGGGCCATAGGAATG TTCAACAGGTGATGGAGGCCCACTTACTGAAGCTGCTGATGGGGATCAGAGAGTAA